Proteins from a genomic interval of Desulfitibacter alkalitolerans DSM 16504:
- a CDS encoding heavy metal translocating P-type ATPase, whose protein sequence is MINSARLIHLMPGRVRIYIGKRKERPSLIESRCRQFPPIYSANYSMETGSLLIYYHSQVPVRLIIQWLLEQFNSSAASGQSTNEFKGFSQLARSNVAKSGVAVAVYLIERFLLPGQLGTTSGFLRLFRPATFALLFAASDIIKEGFSYLFNKKKVNADTLTAVALLAASYNGKSSSALTIVLLSRAGELLTKYTAQRTRNHIINMLRLDVPYVWLVEDNGRERKVHIDSVKSGQTISVFLGEKISVDGTIVKGAGSVDESPITGEYLPKEVYEGSYVYAGSILKSGQVQIAVKNVGDDTAITRIIKLIEEAQNKQAPIQSYADKMAQALVPVSFIMAGIVLFLTKDWNRVMNMLFIDYACGLKLSTTTAISAAIGKAAKQGILIKGGQYLESLSKVDTVVFDKTGTVTEGEPVINRIYSFNNYTEEDVLRYAASAEEHSSHPVASAIVNRAQELGLSIPDHGKVVTVIGRGIMAEVDKGNLLVGSDVFMEEEQMDITALKSLQGLDFKSEKNSLIYVAYEGKLMGIISIYDPVRFGMKRTINQLRRYGVDEIILLTGDKRHNASRISSKLLLDDFFAEALPEDKANLIRMYKQRGNTVMMVGDGINDAPALAYADVGITLGGKRTDIAMEASDVIIIPDDPLQLPNLIRLSQNSLRIINQNFITTVAINSLALMLGAMGTITPVLAAVIHNVATIGVVINSSKILFMEMPKNEK, encoded by the coding sequence TTGATTAACTCGGCAAGGCTAATCCATTTAATGCCTGGTAGAGTGAGAATTTACATAGGCAAGAGAAAAGAAAGACCTTCATTAATAGAAAGCAGATGTCGGCAGTTTCCCCCAATCTACTCTGCTAATTACAGTATGGAAACTGGTTCATTGCTGATATATTATCATTCACAAGTCCCAGTACGGCTAATTATTCAATGGTTATTAGAACAGTTTAATTCGTCTGCAGCTTCTGGGCAAAGTACTAATGAATTTAAAGGGTTTAGCCAGTTGGCCAGGTCGAATGTGGCCAAGAGTGGTGTGGCAGTTGCTGTGTATTTAATTGAACGGTTTTTATTACCTGGCCAGTTAGGTACCACATCAGGTTTCTTGAGGCTTTTTCGCCCTGCTACCTTTGCATTGCTGTTTGCAGCCAGTGATATTATTAAAGAAGGTTTTTCCTACTTGTTTAATAAGAAAAAAGTTAACGCTGATACTTTGACAGCGGTGGCTTTGTTAGCTGCATCTTATAACGGCAAGTCCAGCTCTGCTTTGACCATCGTTCTTTTATCTAGAGCGGGGGAGCTGCTAACCAAGTATACTGCTCAAAGAACCAGAAACCATATTATTAACATGCTCAGGCTGGATGTGCCTTATGTCTGGTTGGTGGAGGATAATGGAAGAGAGCGGAAGGTGCATATTGATTCTGTTAAATCAGGCCAAACTATTTCCGTGTTTTTAGGAGAGAAGATATCTGTTGACGGAACTATTGTAAAGGGAGCAGGTTCAGTAGACGAATCCCCTATTACTGGAGAGTATCTTCCCAAAGAGGTTTATGAAGGAAGCTATGTCTATGCAGGCAGCATATTAAAAAGCGGGCAGGTACAGATTGCTGTAAAAAATGTAGGTGACGATACAGCTATAACCCGCATTATCAAGCTGATAGAGGAAGCGCAAAACAAGCAGGCCCCTATACAGTCCTATGCGGATAAAATGGCCCAGGCATTAGTTCCAGTATCCTTTATTATGGCAGGAATAGTACTGTTTCTTACTAAAGACTGGAACAGAGTTATGAATATGCTCTTTATTGATTATGCATGCGGTTTGAAATTATCTACTACAACTGCCATTTCTGCTGCCATTGGCAAAGCTGCTAAACAGGGGATTCTTATCAAGGGCGGTCAGTACCTAGAGAGCTTATCCAAGGTGGACACAGTAGTGTTCGATAAAACAGGAACAGTTACGGAAGGTGAACCTGTTATTAATAGAATCTACAGCTTTAACAACTATACTGAGGAGGATGTTCTTCGCTATGCTGCCTCTGCAGAAGAACATTCATCTCATCCTGTTGCCAGTGCCATTGTCAATCGGGCTCAAGAATTAGGCCTATCTATTCCCGACCATGGTAAAGTTGTAACAGTAATAGGTAGAGGCATTATGGCCGAAGTAGATAAAGGGAACTTGCTGGTGGGCAGTGATGTATTTATGGAAGAGGAACAGATGGACATCACTGCTTTAAAGAGCCTTCAGGGATTAGATTTCAAGTCTGAAAAAAACAGTTTGATTTATGTGGCCTACGAAGGAAAACTTATGGGAATTATCAGCATCTATGACCCAGTGCGCTTTGGCATGAAACGCACTATTAACCAATTGCGCAGGTACGGCGTAGATGAAATCATCTTACTTACAGGTGATAAACGTCATAATGCAAGCCGCATATCCTCAAAACTATTATTGGATGATTTCTTTGCAGAGGCTTTGCCAGAGGATAAAGCCAACTTAATTAGAATGTATAAGCAAAGAGGAAACACAGTAATGATGGTTGGCGATGGCATTAATGACGCTCCAGCTTTGGCCTATGCTGATGTGGGAATTACCCTGGGAGGAAAGCGGACAGATATTGCTATGGAGGCCAGTGATGTAATTATTATTCCCGATGACCCATTACAACTTCCAAATCTAATTCGCTTGTCACAAAACTCTCTAAGAATCATTAACCAGAACTTTATAACCACAGTAGCAATAAACAGTTTGGCTCTTATGTTGGGAGCAATGGGGACTATTACCCCGGTTCTTGCAGCAGTGATTCATAATGTGGCAACTATTGGAGTAGTAATTAATAGTTCTAAAATTTTATTTATGGAGATGCCAAAGAATGAAAAATAG
- the mgtE gene encoding magnesium transporter, producing MVKLNHENREQYINEIIQAINNEYHELFRELFIELHPTDQEEIITSLNQEQRRFIYRNLEPTEFGEIFQGLNLEQQKQLFNELDQDYAIEMLNDMYSDDVADFLSELTEEAKELYLQSMDYEEAQEVKDLLKYQEQTAGALMTTEFISVSISDRIEDVLNKLRVEGPDAETIYYIYVVDEDSRLVGVVSLRDLLVAPLEQCVEDVMSSRVVSIDVNTDQEEAARIIKKYDFLALPVTDNGRLVGIVTVDDVMDVIEEETEEDFGEISAARGSLDTSISSVVAARRRAPWIIMLMFLGLITASVIGQFEETLEEVILLAVFIPLIMDSAGNTGTQALAVVVRGLALGTVDSSSLFRMLKREFATGIMLGIFCAITLFVIVPIIYGSFWLAFIVGVSLFLTLSISTMVGATVPLIINKLKIDPAVASGPFITTINDILGLLIYFSIATALLQYLPQ from the coding sequence ATGGTTAAGCTAAATCACGAAAACCGTGAACAATACATTAATGAGATCATCCAAGCTATTAATAATGAATATCATGAACTATTTAGAGAACTTTTTATAGAACTGCATCCCACAGACCAGGAAGAGATTATTACTTCCTTAAATCAGGAGCAGCGCAGATTTATTTATAGAAACCTGGAGCCTACAGAATTTGGAGAAATATTTCAGGGATTAAATCTGGAACAACAGAAGCAGCTTTTTAATGAGCTTGACCAAGATTATGCCATTGAGATGCTAAACGACATGTACTCTGATGATGTTGCTGATTTTTTAAGTGAGCTGACAGAAGAAGCAAAGGAATTATATTTACAATCCATGGACTATGAAGAGGCACAGGAGGTAAAGGATCTACTAAAGTACCAGGAACAAACAGCCGGTGCCCTAATGACCACTGAATTTATCTCTGTTTCAATCTCTGACAGAATTGAAGATGTGCTAAATAAATTACGTGTTGAAGGTCCTGATGCAGAAACTATATATTATATCTACGTTGTAGATGAGGATTCACGCCTGGTGGGTGTTGTCTCTTTAAGAGATCTTTTAGTTGCACCACTTGAGCAATGTGTTGAAGATGTAATGAGTTCCAGAGTTGTATCCATTGATGTAAATACTGATCAAGAGGAAGCTGCCAGGATTATAAAAAAATACGACTTTCTAGCTTTGCCTGTTACTGATAATGGCAGGCTAGTAGGTATTGTAACAGTAGACGACGTAATGGACGTTATAGAAGAAGAAACTGAAGAGGATTTTGGAGAGATAAGTGCCGCAAGGGGTTCACTAGACACTAGTATTTCATCTGTTGTTGCTGCAAGAAGGCGTGCGCCCTGGATTATAATGCTCATGTTTTTAGGTTTAATTACTGCTAGTGTTATTGGTCAATTCGAAGAAACCTTGGAAGAAGTAATTTTATTGGCAGTATTTATTCCCTTGATCATGGATTCGGCGGGTAATACTGGCACCCAGGCTCTAGCAGTTGTTGTACGTGGTCTTGCTTTAGGTACAGTAGACAGTTCTTCCTTGTTTCGAATGTTAAAAAGGGAGTTTGCAACTGGCATTATGTTAGGAATATTTTGTGCTATTACACTTTTTGTAATTGTACCTATAATATATGGAAGTTTTTGGCTTGCATTTATTGTAGGTGTATCCTTGTTTTTAACATTAAGCATTTCCACCATGGTTGGAGCAACTGTTCCCTTGATTATTAACAAGCTAAAAATTGACCCGGCAGTTGCCTCAGGTCCTTTTATTACAACTATTAACGATATACTTGGACTGCTAATCTATTTTTCAATTGCAACTGCCTTACTTCAATACCTCCCACAATAA
- a CDS encoding HMA2 domain-containing protein — MKNRFHIVHDIPNRIRLIVPALAGRRDYADINKLFAQVKGIHKVRIEPIINSIVIEYNAEAIERNTVLRYISIFFYQNNHSPIDHILPHMKSDIKDSLFYSLVTGALLLVSVVRKKTNSAPDMLDYLTMISSAYTVLTHGGKDKLKHPDVIAGIISMVSLGPNNITKASAISWGINLLEVLLDLARQKYCEYCQSQGISNFNIK; from the coding sequence ATGAAAAATAGATTTCACATTGTCCATGATATACCCAATCGCATCCGGTTGATTGTTCCTGCTTTGGCAGGCAGAAGGGACTATGCTGATATTAATAAGCTTTTTGCTCAGGTAAAGGGTATCCACAAAGTACGCATTGAACCTATTATCAACTCTATCGTCATTGAATATAACGCCGAAGCTATTGAACGTAATACTGTTTTGCGGTATATTTCTATATTTTTTTATCAAAACAACCATAGTCCTATAGACCATATCCTACCCCACATGAAGTCTGATATTAAAGATAGTCTTTTTTACTCATTGGTGACAGGGGCCTTGCTCCTTGTTTCTGTAGTTCGAAAAAAAACTAATTCTGCTCCAGACATGTTAGACTACCTGACAATGATATCTTCTGCTTATACGGTGCTGACCCATGGTGGCAAGGACAAATTAAAGCATCCAGATGTGATAGCTGGAATAATCAGTATGGTGTCCCTCGGGCCTAATAATATCACTAAAGCTTCAGCCATCTCTTGGGGTATAAATTTGCTAGAGGTACTCCTGGATTTGGCCCGACAGAAGTACTGTGAATACTGCCAAAGCCAGGGAATAAGCAATTTTAACATTAAATAA
- a CDS encoding rubredoxin encodes MTENQQKLYQCQMQSCGYIYNPEKGCKKGGIARGVCFENLPETYKCPLCKAGKKMFKAL; translated from the coding sequence ATGACTGAAAACCAGCAAAAGCTTTATCAGTGTCAAATGCAGAGCTGTGGTTATATTTACAACCCTGAAAAGGGCTGTAAAAAGGGCGGTATTGCCAGGGGTGTATGCTTTGAGAATCTGCCGGAAACATATAAATGTCCATTGTGTAAAGCTGGCAAAAAAATGTTTAAAGCATTATAA
- a CDS encoding HMA2 domain-containing protein — translation MLGIIGGTIASLIGNSLLSRLSTLNVNVIHAMPGRVRLQCNTWKNENVAAVLAEFMKRHPLVKEASCSPITGSMVISFKELYLTNQQFQEVIETAVKATGKAVTAKKSETTNKMIKVMGRLNQQVKISTKGLLDIPALIILALTINGIRGFNTNRTNSLKELIWAYRMLRGEEAMHID, via the coding sequence GTGCTGGGCATTATTGGAGGTACCATAGCATCTTTAATTGGAAATAGCTTATTGAGCAGATTATCCACTCTAAACGTTAATGTAATTCATGCCATGCCTGGGAGAGTGCGACTGCAATGCAACACCTGGAAAAATGAAAATGTGGCAGCTGTTCTGGCTGAATTCATGAAAAGACATCCTCTGGTAAAGGAAGCAAGCTGCTCACCTATTACCGGCAGCATGGTAATTAGCTTTAAAGAATTGTATTTAACTAACCAGCAATTTCAAGAGGTGATAGAAACAGCTGTAAAGGCTACAGGCAAAGCTGTAACTGCAAAAAAATCTGAAACCACCAATAAAATGATTAAGGTAATGGGCAGATTAAATCAACAGGTAAAAATTAGCACTAAAGGGCTGCTGGACATTCCCGCCCTAATCATATTGGCTTTAACAATCAATGGAATCAGAGGTTTTAATACAAACAGGACTAACTCACTTAAAGAATTGATATGGGCTTATCGTATGTTGAGAGGGGAGGAGGCTATGCATATTGATTAA